In Juglans microcarpa x Juglans regia isolate MS1-56 chromosome 8D, Jm3101_v1.0, whole genome shotgun sequence, the following are encoded in one genomic region:
- the LOC121242951 gene encoding uncharacterized protein LOC121242951, with translation MFFFFAQSLRQPEDTRCKELPNPHRSSVFPLFLFYSVAMTKQDDLEQNANTSFFPPCVCISFHFKGTQSAALWELTYLMGRSLRISFRVFLMFLALIISRLISLKTVL, from the exons atgttctttttctttgcacaaTCTCTTAGGCAGCCTGAAGACACTCGTTGCAAAG AACTCCCTAACCCCCATCGCAGCTctgtttttccacttttccTCTTCTACTCTGTCGCCATGACAAAGCAAG ATGATCTTGAACAAAATGCAAacacttctttttttcctccttgtG TTTGTATAAGTTTCCACTTCAAAGGCACGCAAAGTGCCGCTTTGTGGGAATTGACATATTTAATGGGAAGAAGCTTGAGGATATCGTTCCGGGT gTTCCTCATGTTTCTCGCACTGATTATCAGTCGATTGATATCTCTGAAGACGgtttt GTGA